The window CTCACTGGCGTGGGCGGCCGTCCCGACCGCCGTGATCGTGCTCCCGCGTCGCCCCTTGTGGGCGACGGCGACGTCGGTGACGCCCGGGCTCGAGTAGCCGGTCGATCCCTCGCCGACGACGGCGTAGTCGGGTGTGAATCCTTCGTCGATAGCGTGTCGCGCGCCGACACCGCCGACCTCCTCGCCGACGAAACTGGCGAAGACGAGTTCGCCGGCGGGGTCGGCCTCGACGAACGCGAGCGCGGCGGCCGCGACGGCGCCTTTCATGTCCGCGGTCCCGCGGCCGTAGAGCCGCCCGTCGCGCTCCTCGACGGTGTACTCGTCGTCGCTCGCGACCTGCGACGCGGCGGGTTCGACCACGTCGTGGTGGCCGACCAGCGCGAGCGTCTCTCCGCCCGCAGCACCCTTCCTCGCGATCACGTTCCCGACCCCGTCGCGAGTGATCGTCGTGTCCGCGTCGGCTTCCCGTCGCAGCCACTCCTCGAGAAAATCGCCCGCGGCGGTCTCGTCGTCGTAACTCGGGATCGAGACCAACTCGCGGGTCAGGTCGACGACGCTTGCGTTCGCGTCCATGGACCACGGTTCGGCGGCCCGCGTGTTGATTGCACCGGCGCGTTCGCGTCGGCTACGCTCGCCGTTCGGTCCCGGCCCCGGTCCCGGCCCCGTCCTCGCCCTGGCCCTCGGCGACGCGTTCGTACACCGGTTCCCGGTCGACCGTGTCGACGTCGGTCAGCCGCGAGACGGCCTCGCTCACCTCCTGGAGGCTCGCGGTCTGTTCCTGGCTCGCGGCCGCGACAGACTCCGCCGCGTCGGCGACCTGTTCGGCGGTCCGCGAGAGGGCGTCGACCGACTCGGCCGTCGCCTCGACGCTGCGGGCCTGCTGGTCGGCCGCCGCGGCGACGTCGTCCATCCCCGCGGCGGTCGACCGGGCGGACTCGTGGATCTCCTCGAGCGACGCGGCCGTCTCCCGGATGCAGTCGCCGCCGCGGTCGACGCGTTCGCTCGTCTCGTCGGCCGTTTCGACGGCGTCCTCGGTCGCCGCTGCGACGCCCTCGAGGGCGGTCTCGATCGCGTCCACGTCGGCTTTGGTCTGCTCGGCGAAGGAACGCACCTCGTCGGCGATGATCGCCAGCGCGTCGTCGTCCCCCTCGGAACGGGTCGACTCGATCTTGGCGTTCGACGCGAGGATGGTCGTCCGCTGTGCGAGCGCGTCGAGCCGTTCGATGGCCTCGTCGATCTCCTCGGTCCGGGACTCGAGATCCGCCGCCGCCGACGCGACGCGGTCGGTCGCCGCCTCGATCGCCTCGAGTTCCGCGAGGGCCTCGTCGGCGGCGTCGGCCCCCTCGGCCGCGAGCCGTTCGGTTCGCTCGCTCTCCTCGCGGGTCTCTGCCGCGACGCTCGCGACCTCCTGTGCGGCGGCGCTGACTTCGTCGA of the Halobiforma lacisalsi AJ5 genome contains:
- a CDS encoding M20 family metallopeptidase, producing the protein MDANASVVDLTRELVSIPSYDDETAAGDFLEEWLRREADADTTITRDGVGNVIARKGAAGGETLALVGHHDVVEPAASQVASDDEYTVEERDGRLYGRGTADMKGAVAAAALAFVEADPAGELVFASFVGEEVGGVGARHAIDEGFTPDYAVVGEGSTGYSSPGVTDVAVAHKGRRGSTITAVGTAAHASEADAGENAVYRATDAVSVVRDLEPPAVEVAGERLEGSVVVTEIEGGTAMNVVPDRCEVTVDERTVPDERAPLERVEGIEGVAWTVDQDLPPMRCDDETFAEAVREAADAAQSGTPERVVKPHATDAGWLSAAGTECVVCGPAEPGEAHTDTESVSIDVLERCRETYRRVAEGWTGE